The Erwinia tasmaniensis Et1/99 sequence GCGGTTTTTATTTGTGCTGTGCGTACCGGGAAGTCAACACCGCCGTCCTGCGGGCCAGTAAAAGCCGGTGCTGGCGCACCGGGCATCCCCCGCCCGGCTGCATATGATCTGCAAGCTTAAAACTGAATCAGCGCATGTCGTTTTCAGATCCGTTTTTTTTTCCGACACCGATAGAATCATGCTCACAGCTGCAACAGCAACAGCGTGGGCCCCCTTCGGCTCCCCGGCTAGCCGGGTCGTCGAGCCCTATGTCGCTAAGCGGCATAGCCGCCAAGCGCCACCGAACCCCTTCGGGTTTCGTCCGCGAGCGGTTTCGGGCTGATGTCCATGTTCAAGGGCTGCTGCCGGCTTTGCCGTCGCTTTCACCGTCCCGGCAAACCCCCGCCGGGCCTTTAAGGCCAGCCCGCGTGGCGGCCTGAAACGCCCCTTTATGCCTTCTCTTCGTCGTTGCTCTTTTACCCTTTGCCGCGAAAGGCCAAACCGGGAAGAAGAAACCCGCGTCAGAGAAGGGCTTTTCGGGCACCGCGCGGCGGTCAGCCGGATCATTAATCTCAGACAGGTGCACACCATGACTTCAACCCAGAACGGCACAACCACCGAAATGCGCTGCGTAGCGGCGCTGGGTAACGGTACTTTCACGCGTGAAAAGGCGCTGAACGTAACGGCAGCATTCAGCAACGTTTTCATTGATGACGATCAGGGCAGTCACTTTCGCTTGGTCGTACGCGAGCCGTCGGGAAGTTTCATCTGAAGCGCATTCAGTTTTGAATATGACGCTGGATACGGGATGCGCCAGTTCATCAACAGCCACGGTGTGATTAAGCCGCTAATTGACCAGCTGAAGGTACTGACAGATCTGAATGATGTCGCGATGACGCTGGGCCAGCGCCGGGAATTTATGACCAAAATCCTGAACAACTTAGCCGCAGCGGTCACGCAGCGGGTGCCGGTAAATCAGATGGTGCTTCCGGCTGATGAATCGGAAGTCTGGGAAAAAGCCGGGCGCATAGCACTGGCGCATTTCGGACTTCAGGGTGAAACGGCGTTCTTAAAAGCCAGCCAGTGGCTGGCCGCTGAGCTTGAGGAGGGTAGCAACGTACAGGCGTAAAAAAAGCAGGGTAGCCCCTGCTTCATTACGGCGGCCAGTTGGAGCTGGCTGCCTCATCAAAGACCAGACACTTAGGAGAGTAATATGATTTTTGACCCGCAAATCCTCGCACAGGCAGCGGCATTTGTAAAAACTTTCAACAGCGGACGTGGCGTGCGCGTACCTAAAATGACCCTGAAACAGTTTACGCACTTCATGCGCGCTGTACGTCACCAGATGGAGGTGCAGGTATGATCATCGCAAATTCGCTGAATGTACCTTTTGCACCGTCCCCTGAATCGCAGAATGACATCCTCCGCGTGCTGGGTGAATACACATTTATCCGCTTGCACAACGGCGACGAAGCCTTTTTTCATCACGGCAACTGGATCACTGGCACCGGCGCCAGCTGCGGTGAGCCTTCTGTATTAGAGCTTGCGCAAAGCATGGCACGCGCAGGCTGTAAGTCACTTCGCTGCGTCGAGATTGCCGTCCCGGACGACAGAAACTGGTGCTGGAATGACGTTGTGACGCAGCTGGTGCGCGCATCCTTTACGCGTCAGGTGCGCGGCGAACTGACCGTGACGGCAAGTAATAACACCCGTCACGGACGCGGCATGCATGTCTGCTGCGATCCGCTGCTGAGCGGGATCAATAACAACCTCTGGTTCCCGCTGAACCCGGCGGAGGACTGGCACGCAGGCATCGAACGCGTGCTGACCATGAACGGCGTTGCGGAAAACGTGGTGCGGCTTGAGCCGCTGCAGGATGGAACGGAATACACCGATTTTAAGGTGATTTATAACCAAAAAATCTGCGCCTGATACGCAGAAAGGCCTGGAAAAAAACGGCCTCATGACGTCGTTTTGTCTATGCATAGCCTGTAGGCCATACCATCACAGAGGTCTTCAGCATGAATTCTGAAAACATCGCCACCCTGACCGTTTACCTTCTGAAGAAACGTTTACCATCCTTGATTTACAGACGCTCTCCCCGCGAGATAAGGCTGTAGAAAAGGAGAACGATAACACCCGCCTCATCCAGCTGCTCTTGCGTAAAAAAATTACGTACCGCCATGCCATTATCCCTTCTCAATGATAAAGCCCGATTCTGCTGGATTTTTACCACTATTGCTACCCTCACCTCGCATGACACTGGTTTACTTCTTACCAGATAAGCGGCAAAATACAACCACTTATATAAAAGACCGGACAGGAAATGTTTTGTCGTTACCGTCTGCACGCAGACAGCAACGCCAAAACGACCTGCTCAGGGCTCCGCCCCGAGACCCAGGTACAGTGTAAAGGTTGAGTTATGGCTAAAAGTGAAAAACGTCAAAGGAACGCTCTTATCCAGCTCCGTTGTACGGATGCTGAAGCGGATGCCATCAAAAAAAAGGCCATCGCCGCAGGGATGACGACGTCTGAGTACCTGCGCCGCACCGCTCTTAAGCGCCGAATCATGGTGCGAACCGATATTCGCATGATGAAAGAACTGCTGCGTCTGGGAGGGCTTCAGAAACACCTGTACACCCAGATGCAACAGAGCATGACGACCGAACTCAGCCACCAATTTTCAGAAGTTCTGACCAGCATCAAACATGCGATTAACGAACTGGACATGACGCCGGTCCCGGCAGAGGATCTCAAAAGCTGATGAACGTCATCATCCCGCCAAAACGTCGTGACAGGAAGACCAGCTTTAAGAAGCTGGTCAACTACGTGAGCACGCGTGATGAAAATAAAAACAATGACGTACTGACCCGCGGCCATGCCAATCATACGCCGGATTCAGACTATGTATCCACGCCCGGATTTGGTCAGCTGGTTGACTACGTCGGACGTAAAAGTGCCGCTCCTGAAGCCAGGATTGTCAGCGTTTCACCCGAGGGCATTCAGCGCGTGCTCTCCGGTGACGTGCTGTGTGAAACCAACTGCTGGTCACTGGAGACCGCTGCATCAGAAATGAACCTGACGGCGTCCGAGAACCGCCACTGCAAAGACGCTGTATATCATTTCATCCTTTCGTGGCAGGGTGACGAAGACCCCTCTCCTGATGCGATTTTCCGCTCGGTCCGTTACAGCCTCAAACAGCTGGGTATGGAAGAACATCAGTACGTTGCTGCCATTCACCGTGACACCGACAACCTGCACTGTCACGTATCGGCTAACCGCGTTCATCCTGAAACATTTGCCGCGCAGAATATGTGGAACGATGCAGATACGCTGCAAAAATGCTGCCGCGTGCTGGAGCGTGAATTTGATTTTAAGGTGGACAACGGCAGCTGGTATATGGATGAACATGGTGACCTTCACCGTACCCATCGCGACATGCCCTCTGCTCCACGCGGCGCCGCGAAGCGCGAAATCTTCTCAGACAAAGAAAGCCTGCACGGCTATGCCGTACGCGAGACGCGTCAGATGCTGTCCGATGATATTGCACAGGGAGAAATGAGCTGGGACCTCCTGCACAACACGCTCTATACACGCGGACTTGGACTGCGTGAGCAGAACGGCGGGCTGGCCATTTACGACCTGCTTAATCCCGGGGGCGTTAGCGCCAAGGCCTCTGACGTACACCCCGGCATCAGCCACGCGTCAATGGTACAACGCTGCGGTGAGTATCAACCTGCGCCGCCGACTTCCGATCCGGATGACCACGAGGCCGGTATGCTCTTGGTCGATATATTTTATATGCCGCAGCTTCACGTGCGCGACCAGAAGGCACGCCTTGAACGTCGCGAGGCCCGTGCGATTGCGCGTGACATTCTGCGCGCACGCTATGATGCCTATCGTGGCGGCTGGGAGAAACCCGATCTGCGGGGTGGCGAGCGATTCCGTCAGATAGCGTCACACTGCGCCGTGGTGAAATCCCGGGTGCGTGACACCGTCAGGGATCCGCTGATGCGCAAGCTGATGTACCGTGTTGCTGAGTTTGAGAAAATGCAGGCGATGGCCAGACTGCGGCTTCAGCTTCGTGAGGAGCGTCAGGCTCTCAGGGAGAGCGGTGAAAACCGTCCGCTGAGCTGGAAGTCATGGGTTGAACGTGAAGCGGTGAACGGTAATGCAGCCGCGCTCAGCCAGATGCGCGGCTGGGCGTACCGTGAAAAACGCGCAGAACGCCGCAAGCGTGAGCGGTGGCCGGAGCCTAATGCCGTCATTCATTACGGTCCGGGAGACAACGTTCCGACATTTAACTCGAGCGAGCATGAAACGCGTCTGCTTCGGGATGGTACGGTCAGCTATCTGCGAAATGGTGAGCCTGCTGTCACCGATTTTGGTGACAGGGTAGAGGTTTATCCCGCCTCCGACAGTCAGTCTGACCGTTACAACAACGATCTTGCCGCGGAGCTGACGGCATGGCGCAGTGGGGACAGCACGACGGTGACCGGAGAACAGAAAGCCGTTAACCGTGTGCTGTACTCCGGTGTGGTCAGAAACATTATCAAAGACAACGGCCATGTATTTACGGTGAGCGATCCCAGGCAGATGGCCAGCGTCTATGCGACAGAAGACAGCCTGAGAAACCGGAACGTGCAGCCTGTACTCAGGCAGGCAGAACCCCGGTACATGGATGATGAAGACATGCGTCCTGTTTTCAGGGATTTACCACGACCATGAGGAGAACGATAGACTCGACATAAGCGAGACGGAAGTATTCAGTCGCTGATTGCACAGGGTTCGAGGCCTGTACAACCAGCTAACCAATTTAACCTGTAAGAGAGGTCATCATGGCTGCGGTCGATCCTAGTCAATTTTTCCCCCTGCGCAAGTCTTTTCCCGAGCTAACAGATATACAACTGGCCAATGTCTGTCTTTTCTGCACAGGATGTAGCTACAACGATATTTCGGATCTTCGAGGTGTATCGTTAGATTCAGTTAAAGAATCGCTCAAAATTGCGCAATCTAATTTAGGGCTTCATTCCTCACAAACATTAAGAATAGTAGTACTTAGCAGACTATTCATGCACACGGCTTTGTCCGTAGCAATAACTCCAAATCCCACATCAAATTACGATTCAAAATAAATTTACAATGTCAACCCCATTTTTCGGGGGGGGGGGGTACAGGTTTAGGATAAATCGCATTTAATACATACATTGCTTACACAATCTATACACTCATTTACAGGATGCGTTATGCCTGCTCATTTTAATAAAAAGGGGATGTCGGTACTTCTTAAACTGACTCCGGAGTTGACGAAAAAGCTGAGCCAGGCCGCAGACCGTTCCGGTCGAAGCAATACTAAAGAAGCATATGTTCGCCTTGACGACCACCTGAAATCATTTACAGACCTCGCTACACCAGGACTCCGATTCATTGCCGAAGACAGCAATAAAAACTGATTAATAACGCCACCGGTCGTTCCTCACCACCAGTTCACTGGATTGACTATTATGCGCCGCCCGATCGGGCGCGCA is a genomic window containing:
- the traI gene encoding TraI/MobA(P) family conjugative relaxase, whose translation is MNVIIPPKRRDRKTSFKKLVNYVSTRDENKNNDVLTRGHANHTPDSDYVSTPGFGQLVDYVGRKSAAPEARIVSVSPEGIQRVLSGDVLCETNCWSLETAASEMNLTASENRHCKDAVYHFILSWQGDEDPSPDAIFRSVRYSLKQLGMEEHQYVAAIHRDTDNLHCHVSANRVHPETFAAQNMWNDADTLQKCCRVLEREFDFKVDNGSWYMDEHGDLHRTHRDMPSAPRGAAKREIFSDKESLHGYAVRETRQMLSDDIAQGEMSWDLLHNTLYTRGLGLREQNGGLAIYDLLNPGGVSAKASDVHPGISHASMVQRCGEYQPAPPTSDPDDHEAGMLLVDIFYMPQLHVRDQKARLERREARAIARDILRARYDAYRGGWEKPDLRGGERFRQIASHCAVVKSRVRDTVRDPLMRKLMYRVAEFEKMQAMARLRLQLREERQALRESGENRPLSWKSWVEREAVNGNAAALSQMRGWAYREKRAERRKRERWPEPNAVIHYGPGDNVPTFNSSEHETRLLRDGTVSYLRNGEPAVTDFGDRVEVYPASDSQSDRYNNDLAAELTAWRSGDSTTVTGEQKAVNRVLYSGVVRNIIKDNGHVFTVSDPRQMASVYATEDSLRNRNVQPVLRQAEPRYMDDEDMRPVFRDLPRP
- a CDS encoding TraY domain-containing protein; the protein is MPAHFNKKGMSVLLKLTPELTKKLSQAADRSGRSNTKEAYVRLDDHLKSFTDLATPGLRFIAEDSNKN
- a CDS encoding succinate dehydrogenase flavoprotein subunit encodes the protein MIFDPQILAQAAAFVKTFNSGRGVRVPKMTLKQFTHFMRAVRHQMEVQV
- a CDS encoding DUF905 family protein, producing MTSTQNGTTTEMRCVAALGNGTFTREKALNVTAAFSNVFIDDDQGSHFRLVVREPSGSFI
- the mobA gene encoding plasmid mobilization protein MobA encodes the protein MAKSEKRQRNALIQLRCTDAEADAIKKKAIAAGMTTSEYLRRTALKRRIMVRTDIRMMKELLRLGGLQKHLYTQMQQSMTTELSHQFSEVLTSIKHAINELDMTPVPAEDLKS